The following proteins come from a genomic window of Halomarina ordinaria:
- the aroC gene encoding chorismate synthase encodes MNGNQFGRLFRVTTYGESHGDAMGVTVSGCPAGLELAVEDVQRELDRRKPGQSMITTSRDEPDAVEIHSGIQDGYTTGTPIGMVIQNKDARSGKYEPFVTAPRPSHGDFTYSAKFGTRNWGGGGRSSARETVNWVAAGAIAGKVLDHFDVEVKAHVNQIGDVRAPEVSFEEMLEHTEENPVRCADPDTAEEMLDVIDRYQNEGDSIGGSIYFETRGVPRGLGAPRFDSFSARLGQAMMAIPATTAFEFGLGREARSVSGYDRNEDWTFGDDGEPVPVGNDHGGIQGGITTGEPVYGEVTWHAPTSIPKEQTTVDWETGEEKRVQVIGRHDPVLPPRAVPVVEAMLNLTVLDFMLLGGRVNPDRLDAAPGEYDTDYHPSSPDDE; translated from the coding sequence ATGAACGGCAACCAGTTCGGTCGGCTCTTTCGCGTCACCACGTACGGGGAGAGCCACGGCGACGCGATGGGGGTCACCGTCTCGGGGTGTCCCGCCGGCCTCGAACTCGCCGTCGAGGACGTCCAGCGCGAACTCGACCGCCGCAAGCCCGGCCAGTCGATGATAACGACGAGCCGCGACGAACCCGACGCCGTCGAGATTCACTCGGGGATTCAGGACGGCTACACCACGGGCACGCCCATCGGGATGGTCATCCAGAACAAGGACGCCCGCTCCGGCAAGTACGAACCCTTCGTGACGGCCCCGCGACCGAGCCACGGCGACTTCACCTACTCGGCGAAGTTCGGGACGCGCAACTGGGGCGGCGGCGGTCGCTCCAGCGCCCGCGAGACGGTCAACTGGGTCGCCGCCGGCGCTATCGCCGGGAAGGTCCTCGACCACTTCGACGTGGAGGTGAAAGCCCACGTCAACCAGATCGGCGACGTGCGCGCCCCCGAGGTGAGCTTCGAGGAGATGCTCGAACACACGGAGGAGAACCCCGTCCGGTGTGCCGACCCCGACACCGCCGAGGAGATGCTCGACGTCATCGACCGCTACCAGAACGAGGGCGACTCCATCGGCGGGTCCATCTACTTCGAGACGCGCGGCGTCCCTCGCGGCCTCGGTGCCCCGCGCTTCGACTCGTTCTCCGCCCGTCTCGGGCAAGCGATGATGGCCATCCCCGCCACCACCGCCTTCGAGTTCGGTCTCGGACGGGAGGCACGTTCGGTGTCCGGCTACGACCGAAACGAGGACTGGACGTTCGGCGACGACGGTGAGCCGGTCCCCGTCGGGAACGACCACGGCGGCATCCAGGGCGGTATCACCACCGGCGAACCCGTCTACGGCGAGGTGACCTGGCACGCGCCGACGTCCATCCCGAAGGAACAGACGACCGTCGACTGGGAGACCGGCGAGGAGAAGCGGGTGCAGGTCATCGGCCGGCACGACCCCGTCCTCCCGCCGCGGGCGGTACCGGTCGTCGAGGCGATGCTCAACCTGACCGTCCTCGACTTCATGCTGCTCGGCGGGCGCGTCAACCCCGACCGACTGGACGCCGCGCCGGGCGAGTACGACACCGACTACCACCCGAGCAGTCCCGACGACGAGTAG
- a CDS encoding GNAT family N-acetyltransferase translates to MDLVEAGPADVETLVDLWFSLATEMERYSRFNELSYSSRDDVSGDGFRELLASEDVRVVLIRDEATVGYLVLREGTHPSRTCAEYVRLVDLLVREEYRDRGYGSAAVEAVKVMAREEGYDLLKVACEWRNEGARRFYRGHDFEPKQVEFVHDLA, encoded by the coding sequence ATGGACCTCGTCGAGGCCGGACCGGCCGACGTCGAGACGCTCGTCGACCTGTGGTTCTCGCTGGCGACGGAGATGGAGCGGTACTCGCGGTTCAACGAACTCTCCTACTCGAGTCGGGACGACGTCTCGGGTGACGGGTTCAGAGAACTCCTCGCGAGCGAGGACGTGAGGGTGGTGCTGATTCGGGACGAGGCGACCGTCGGCTACCTCGTCCTCAGGGAGGGGACTCACCCGTCGCGGACGTGCGCCGAGTACGTTCGGCTCGTCGACCTGCTCGTACGGGAGGAGTACCGGGACCGCGGCTACGGCTCGGCGGCGGTCGAGGCGGTGAAAGTGATGGCCAGAGAGGAGGGCTACGACCTCCTGAAGGTCGCCTGCGAGTGGCGCAACGAGGGCGCCAGGCGGTTCTATCGCGGACACGACTTCGAACCGAAACAGGTCGAGTTCGTCCACGACCTGGCGTAG
- a CDS encoding sodium:solute symporter family transporter, translating into MTLPLAPLQEIPIADSPYVLIFGSAYMLLVLAIGVWGYLQTESTSDFLITGKSIGTWVLALTAFSVIQSGFGFVGGPELIYAGGTTALWIFFSAPIGFLLTWVVLAKRMRILADVRDVLTLADGMYVRYESDTVRGLTGIAVIVGVIAYLATNLAALQYVMRAIFGIDVTTGLFAGAVILLFYSMLGGMIAGVWTDFVQAITMIVGAVFVFYFAIDFGGGMENISRNLATADPALVSPFGALGDTASLAIFSALGWWILFSVGSAGQPHLITKFYMSRNLKILRWGAPIAAISYAVSSLLAFSTGLSMRSMVEAGNIAEPASASIVGPLFVLEQTPGIVAGLILAALLAAIMSTSDSFLNIGAAAVSRDLPRAFGTRIQDDRVELRVTQAALVGLTVLSTVVVFYSTELVGILGTIGWGFFAAAIFPIAALGLNWKGATRWGAIAAAVGGMGVNLLFSAAPRILDPLGYVGAAESVSGAYGSLFAGLPVGVVALLVAIALFVFVSLATQSDNRVPADIAALMER; encoded by the coding sequence ATGACGCTACCGCTCGCCCCGCTACAGGAGATTCCCATCGCCGACAGCCCGTACGTGCTCATCTTCGGGTCGGCGTACATGCTGCTGGTGCTCGCCATCGGGGTGTGGGGCTACCTCCAGACCGAGAGCACGAGCGACTTCCTCATCACCGGCAAGTCCATCGGGACGTGGGTGCTCGCGCTGACGGCGTTCTCCGTCATCCAGTCCGGGTTCGGCTTCGTCGGCGGCCCGGAGTTGATATACGCCGGCGGGACGACCGCGCTGTGGATCTTCTTCAGCGCCCCCATCGGCTTCCTGCTGACGTGGGTGGTCCTCGCCAAGCGCATGCGCATCCTCGCGGACGTCCGCGACGTGTTGACGCTCGCCGACGGGATGTACGTCCGCTACGAGAGCGACACCGTCCGCGGGTTGACGGGCATCGCGGTCATCGTGGGCGTCATCGCCTACCTCGCGACGAACCTCGCGGCGCTCCAGTACGTCATGCGCGCCATCTTCGGCATCGACGTGACGACGGGCCTGTTCGCGGGCGCGGTCATCCTGCTGTTCTACAGCATGCTCGGCGGGATGATAGCCGGCGTCTGGACGGACTTCGTCCAGGCCATCACGATGATCGTCGGTGCGGTGTTCGTCTTCTACTTCGCCATCGACTTCGGCGGCGGGATGGAGAACATCTCGCGGAACCTCGCCACGGCCGACCCGGCGCTCGTCTCGCCGTTCGGCGCGCTCGGCGACACCGCCTCGCTCGCCATCTTCAGCGCGCTCGGCTGGTGGATACTGTTCTCGGTCGGTTCGGCCGGCCAGCCCCACCTCATCACGAAGTTCTACATGAGCCGGAACCTGAAGATTCTGCGCTGGGGCGCGCCCATCGCGGCCATCTCCTACGCGGTGTCCAGCCTCCTCGCGTTCTCGACGGGCCTCTCGATGCGCTCGATGGTCGAGGCGGGTAACATCGCCGAACCCGCGAGCGCGTCCATCGTCGGTCCGCTGTTCGTCCTCGAACAGACGCCCGGTATCGTCGCGGGGCTCATCCTCGCGGCGCTGCTCGCGGCCATCATGTCCACGAGCGACTCGTTCCTCAACATCGGCGCCGCCGCCGTCTCCCGCGACCTGCCGCGGGCGTTCGGGACGCGTATCCAGGACGACCGGGTCGAACTCCGCGTCACCCAGGCCGCGCTCGTCGGACTCACGGTCCTCTCGACGGTGGTCGTGTTCTACTCCACCGAACTCGTCGGCATCCTCGGGACCATCGGCTGGGGCTTCTTCGCGGCCGCCATCTTCCCCATCGCCGCCCTCGGGTTGAACTGGAAGGGCGCGACGCGGTGGGGCGCCATCGCCGCCGCCGTCGGCGGCATGGGCGTCAACCTGCTGTTCAGCGCCGCCCCGCGCATCCTCGACCCGCTCGGGTACGTCGGTGCCGCCGAGAGCGTCTCCGGTGCCTACGGTTCGCTGTTCGCCGGCCTCCCCGTCGGCGTCGTCGCGCTGCTGGTCGCCATCGCGCTGTTCGTGTTCGTCTCGCTCGCCACCCAGAGCGATAACCGCGTGCCCGCGGACATCGCGGCGCTCATGGAGCGATGA
- a CDS encoding uracil-DNA glycosylase has product MDANQDTLFNPFGMDEACTNCGLCETRERVVHGYGPVDAEFLVVGENPDAAADASGVPFEGTAVLDVLERVGFVDRSGDEVVPENAFLTYLTRCRHPERGPTDEEVLACDGYLTAEIRMINPEILVPVGERVCRALATEYTTRRPEDFDIETDHATTVRGRGFELVPMHPDPTPDQQTAFVDHLGALLDRDYRQTKGRRGR; this is encoded by the coding sequence ATGGACGCCAACCAGGACACCCTCTTCAACCCGTTCGGGATGGACGAGGCGTGCACGAACTGCGGGCTGTGCGAGACGCGCGAGCGGGTCGTCCACGGGTACGGTCCCGTGGACGCGGAGTTCCTCGTCGTCGGCGAGAACCCCGACGCGGCGGCCGACGCTTCGGGGGTACCCTTCGAGGGGACGGCGGTCCTCGACGTCCTCGAACGGGTCGGCTTCGTCGACCGGTCGGGGGACGAGGTCGTCCCCGAAAACGCCTTCCTCACCTACCTCACGCGCTGTCGGCATCCCGAGCGCGGGCCGACCGACGAGGAGGTGCTGGCCTGCGACGGCTACCTCACCGCGGAGATACGGATGATAAACCCCGAGATACTCGTGCCCGTCGGCGAACGGGTCTGCCGGGCGCTGGCGACGGAGTACACGACGCGACGGCCGGAGGACTTCGACATCGAGACGGACCACGCCACCACCGTCCGGGGCCGGGGGTTCGAACTCGTCCCGATGCACCCCGACCCGACGCCGGACCAGCAGACGGCGTTCGTCGACCACCTCGGCGCGCTCCTCGACCGGGATTACCGTCAGACGAAGGGGAGGCGCGGGCGATAG
- a CDS encoding acyl-CoA synthetase, whose protein sequence is MPFHVSLDYDTYDDARDSFAWDLPDDYNAAHDLVRKHEDGSRIALYQGYPDGRRETYTFADLDRLSNRLAHGLRDLGVERGDRVAVVLSQRPENVLTHLACWKLGAVSLPLSVLFGEDALAYRLDDSGARVVVTDPSRIDAVRAAAADCASPPSVVEADGDGAVGEDVRAFDALLAGRPDEFDIVPTDAETPAIVMYTSGSTGPPKGVLHGHGVWAGHCPAFSMYFERDVEGVYWTPADWAWIGALGDLVFPAWHYGQAVVGYPTGKFDPETAFEILEEFDVTGSFVPPTAIRMLMGVDAPAERYDLSLRAVCSGGEPLTPEILDWADEELGGTDDASGVVVNELYGQTEANLLVCNCRDWFPARPGSMGKPVPGHDVAVVDPETGDVVEAGEVGEVAVRRAGDPVVFREYWNLPEKTEAARVDGWHLTGDLASRDDDGYLWFKARDDDVIITAGYRVGPGEVETALLDHDAVEQVGVVGVPDETRGEVVKAFVEPVAGTTTDDALRRELQDLVRERLAKYEYPRELEFVEDLPQTTTGKIQRRKLREREAADDTS, encoded by the coding sequence ATGCCCTTCCACGTTTCACTCGACTACGACACCTACGACGACGCCCGCGACTCGTTCGCGTGGGACCTGCCCGACGACTACAACGCCGCCCACGACCTGGTGCGGAAACACGAGGACGGGAGTCGAATCGCGCTCTACCAGGGCTACCCGGACGGCCGCCGCGAGACGTACACCTTCGCGGACCTCGACCGCCTGTCGAACCGCCTCGCGCACGGCCTCCGTGACCTGGGCGTCGAGCGCGGCGACCGCGTCGCCGTCGTCCTCTCCCAGCGTCCCGAGAACGTCCTCACGCACCTCGCGTGCTGGAAGCTCGGCGCCGTCTCGCTCCCCCTCTCGGTCCTGTTCGGGGAGGACGCCCTCGCCTACCGCCTCGACGACAGCGGCGCGCGCGTCGTGGTCACGGACCCGAGTCGGATCGACGCCGTGCGCGCGGCCGCGGCCGACTGCGCCTCGCCACCGAGCGTCGTCGAGGCGGACGGCGACGGAGCGGTGGGCGAGGACGTCCGCGCCTTCGACGCGCTCCTCGCCGGACGCCCCGACGAGTTCGACATCGTTCCGACCGATGCAGAGACGCCCGCCATCGTCATGTACACGAGCGGGTCGACCGGGCCGCCGAAGGGCGTCCTCCACGGTCACGGGGTCTGGGCCGGTCACTGCCCCGCGTTCTCGATGTACTTCGAGCGCGACGTGGAGGGGGTCTACTGGACGCCCGCGGACTGGGCGTGGATCGGCGCGCTCGGCGACCTCGTCTTCCCGGCGTGGCACTACGGGCAGGCGGTCGTCGGCTACCCGACCGGGAAGTTCGACCCCGAGACGGCGTTCGAGATACTCGAGGAGTTCGACGTGACCGGCTCGTTCGTCCCGCCGACGGCCATCCGGATGCTGATGGGCGTCGACGCACCCGCCGAACGCTACGACCTCTCGCTGCGGGCCGTCTGCTCGGGGGGCGAACCGCTCACGCCCGAGATTCTGGACTGGGCCGACGAGGAACTCGGAGGGACGGACGACGCCTCGGGCGTCGTCGTGAACGAACTGTACGGCCAGACGGAGGCGAACCTCCTGGTGTGTAACTGCCGGGACTGGTTCCCGGCCCGCCCCGGGAGCATGGGTAAACCCGTCCCCGGTCACGACGTGGCGGTCGTGGACCCGGAGACCGGCGACGTGGTCGAGGCGGGCGAGGTCGGCGAGGTGGCCGTGCGGCGCGCGGGCGACCCGGTCGTCTTCCGGGAGTACTGGAACCTGCCCGAGAAGACCGAGGCCGCGCGGGTCGACGGCTGGCACCTCACGGGGGACCTCGCCTCCCGCGACGACGACGGCTACCTCTGGTTCAAGGCCCGCGACGACGACGTCATCATCACCGCCGGCTACCGCGTCGGCCCCGGCGAGGTCGAGACGGCCCTCCTCGACCACGACGCCGTCGAGCAGGTCGGCGTCGTCGGCGTTCCCGACGAGACGCGCGGGGAGGTCGTCAAGGCGTTCGTCGAGCCGGTCGCGGGGACGACGACCGACGACGCCCTTCGCCGGGAACTCCAGGACCTCGTGCGCGAGCGCCTCGCGAAGTACGAGTACCCCCGCGAACTGGAGTTCGTCGAGGACCTCCCGCAGACGACGACCGGGAAGATACAGCGCCGAAAGCTCCGCGAGCGCGAGGCTGCGGACGACACATCCTGA
- a CDS encoding sulfatase, which yields MSDARNLVLVTIDSLRADRCGLRGDDGTTMPALARLAREGLTFERAVAPAAATNGSAYSFLTGSYPLDRSSADSRVDSLRAHVRARETLAQRLSRRGYTTAAFTANPWTSRYFDFDEGFDHFEDFMSDDASESFIRDGAPRNAVAAVLVQALNWWQGQDMFMAWEAFYDDIREWLANAPEPYFLWLFLVDPHMPYLPPKAYRSQSLARTYAANAWLYAGRDIDPDSRVHDALVTAYDDTVRYTDAFLDRLAGDVDDDLLVVHADHGEAFGEQGRYGHGYGLPESIAHVPLVVANGPTGRVEAPFSLFDMPDLLTRLATDPDADPASEHDAPYARARTNHPQRVLRGRDWKYVRSPVEERLVSPDDDRTPIDSPELLDLCRALVDDWAADDAERRRLTDAAESVAGTGRV from the coding sequence ATGAGTGACGCGCGTAACCTCGTCCTGGTGACGATAGACAGCCTCCGCGCCGACCGCTGCGGGCTTCGCGGCGACGACGGGACGACGATGCCCGCCCTCGCCCGCCTCGCGCGCGAGGGGTTGACCTTCGAGCGGGCCGTCGCCCCCGCGGCCGCGACCAACGGGTCCGCCTACTCCTTCCTGACGGGAAGCTACCCGCTCGACCGGTCGAGCGCCGACTCGCGCGTCGACTCGCTCCGCGCGCACGTTCGGGCGCGCGAGACTCTCGCCCAGCGGCTCTCGCGGCGCGGGTACACGACGGCCGCGTTCACGGCCAACCCGTGGACCTCCCGCTACTTCGACTTCGACGAGGGGTTCGACCACTTCGAGGACTTCATGTCCGACGACGCCAGCGAGTCGTTCATCCGGGACGGCGCGCCGCGCAACGCCGTCGCGGCCGTCCTCGTCCAGGCGCTCAACTGGTGGCAGGGCCAGGACATGTTCATGGCCTGGGAGGCGTTCTACGACGACATCCGCGAGTGGCTTGCGAACGCCCCCGAACCGTACTTCCTGTGGCTCTTCCTCGTCGACCCGCACATGCCCTACCTCCCGCCGAAGGCGTACCGGAGTCAGTCGCTCGCGCGCACCTACGCCGCCAACGCGTGGCTCTACGCCGGCCGCGACATCGACCCCGACTCGCGGGTCCACGACGCGCTCGTGACCGCCTACGACGACACCGTCCGCTACACCGACGCCTTCCTCGACCGCCTCGCCGGCGACGTCGACGACGACCTGCTGGTCGTCCACGCCGACCACGGCGAGGCCTTCGGCGAGCAGGGCCGGTACGGCCACGGCTACGGCCTGCCCGAGTCCATCGCGCACGTCCCCCTCGTCGTCGCCAACGGCCCGACCGGCCGGGTCGAGGCACCCTTCTCGCTGTTCGACATGCCGGACCTCCTCACGCGTCTCGCCACCGACCCGGACGCCGACCCCGCGAGCGAGCACGACGCCCCCTACGCTCGCGCACGGACGAACCACCCCCAGCGCGTCCTCCGCGGCCGCGACTGGAAGTACGTCCGGAGCCCCGTCGAGGAACGCCTCGTCAGCCCCGACGACGACCGGACGCCCATCGACAGTCCGGAACTGCTCGACCTCTGTCGCGCCCTCGTCGACGACTGGGCGGCCGACGACGCGGAGCGCCGGCGACTGACGGACGCTGCCGAGTCGGTCGCCGGGACCGGGCGAGTGTGA
- a CDS encoding MTH1187 family thiamine-binding protein, with product MTVIALLSVAPVKEGSMGEDVAAAVAALDDFDVAYETNPMGTVVEAASIDELLDAVKAAHTAVDADRVSTVLKIDDKRASDERASEKVAAVEEHLGRPARGE from the coding sequence ATGACCGTCATCGCACTGTTGAGCGTCGCACCGGTGAAGGAGGGGAGCATGGGCGAGGACGTGGCGGCGGCCGTCGCCGCGCTCGACGACTTCGACGTGGCGTACGAGACGAACCCGATGGGGACCGTCGTCGAGGCCGCGTCGATAGACGAACTGCTCGACGCGGTGAAGGCCGCCCACACCGCCGTCGACGCCGACCGGGTGAGCACGGTCCTCAAGATAGACGACAAGCGCGCGAGCGACGAGCGCGCCAGCGAGAAGGTGGCGGCCGTCGAGGAGCACCTCGGTCGCCCCGCGCGGGGCGAGTAG
- a CDS encoding RNA methyltransferase — protein sequence MTRTVLVPSSLVRESRDKREATRKLGYVARAATVFRTDRLVVYPDRSGERRWGGGFVRTVLAYAATPPYLRKEAWGRRDELEYVGVLPPLRAVTQTGSGSDDSGSLRQGIVTEVGSDGRVRVNCGMQHPLSLVVPPETAVEQGERVTIRVSSRRPLRARIVDAPLPGLAVEATELDTALSRPDAGVRIAASRHGEELSVARLGELAPRVRDGYTVVFGAPERGLPEILGVEPPRPDPRDDIDAVTDGDSRSAEPDAHDRFDLWLNTVPHQGSDVVRTEEAMFATLACLNLE from the coding sequence ATGACACGTACCGTACTCGTGCCGTCTTCGCTCGTCCGGGAATCCCGCGACAAACGGGAAGCGACCCGTAAGCTGGGATACGTCGCCCGCGCGGCGACGGTCTTCCGGACCGACCGCCTCGTCGTCTACCCCGACCGTTCGGGGGAGCGCCGATGGGGTGGCGGGTTCGTCCGCACCGTGCTGGCCTACGCGGCCACACCACCCTACCTCCGAAAGGAGGCCTGGGGGCGGCGCGACGAACTGGAGTACGTCGGCGTGCTGCCGCCGCTCCGCGCCGTGACACAGACCGGCTCCGGATCCGACGATTCGGGGTCGTTAAGACAGGGAATCGTGACCGAGGTCGGATCTGACGGGCGCGTTCGGGTCAATTGCGGTATGCAACACCCACTCTCGCTGGTCGTACCGCCGGAGACGGCGGTCGAACAGGGGGAACGCGTAACCATCAGGGTCTCTTCGCGACGGCCACTCCGCGCTCGCATCGTCGACGCCCCACTTCCGGGGCTGGCGGTCGAGGCGACGGAGCTCGATACGGCGCTCTCGCGCCCCGACGCCGGCGTCCGCATCGCCGCGTCGCGCCACGGTGAGGAACTGAGCGTCGCGCGACTGGGCGAACTCGCCCCGCGCGTACGTGACGGGTACACCGTGGTGTTCGGGGCACCGGAACGTGGCCTCCCGGAGATACTGGGGGTCGAGCCCCCGCGGCCCGACCCCCGCGACGACATCGACGCCGTCACAGACGGCGACTCGCGGTCCGCCGAACCGGACGCCCACGACCGGTTCGACCTCTGGCTCAATACGGTTCCGCATCAGGGCAGCGACGTCGTCCGAACGGAGGAAGCGATGTTCGCGACGCTCGCCTGCCTCAACCTCGAATAA
- a CDS encoding DUF2061 domain-containing protein yields the protein MVGVGSLTRRPLQARERALLKTALYRVVMVVVSVAVAWLVVGDVSDALSIGLATNVVKTATYYCYERAWDHVSWGVATD from the coding sequence ATGGTCGGAGTCGGTTCGCTCACGCGGCGGCCGCTGCAGGCGCGAGAGCGCGCACTGCTGAAGACGGCGCTGTACAGGGTGGTGATGGTGGTCGTCTCGGTGGCGGTGGCGTGGCTCGTCGTCGGGGACGTGAGCGACGCGCTCAGCATCGGCCTCGCGACGAACGTCGTGAAGACGGCGACGTACTACTGCTACGAACGGGCCTGGGACCACGTGTCGTGGGGGGTCGCCACGGACTGA
- a CDS encoding 50S ribosomal protein L3, with protein sequence MPQPSRPRKGSMGFSPRVRASSEVPRISTWPDDDGQPGLQGFAGYKAGMSHVVLVNDEPNSPREGMEETVPVTVVETPPMHAVAVRAYEDTAYGLRPLTEVWTDEFHEDLGRAIDLPEQGDGQEQLVRDALESGDLGDVRVITHTTPGALPGLPKKKPDVMETRVGGGSLEDRVEFALDLVGEGGEHSASDVFRAGEFADVAGITQGKGTQGPVKRWGVQKRKGKHARQGWRRRIGNLGPWNPSRVRSTVPQQGQTGYHQRTELNKRILALGDEEVTPDGGFVNYGDVGGEYMLVKGSLPGPKKRVLRFRPAVRPSEKPRLDPEVRYVSTKSNQG encoded by the coding sequence ATGCCACAACCAAGCAGACCACGAAAAGGCTCGATGGGCTTCAGCCCACGCGTCCGTGCGTCGAGCGAGGTGCCCCGTATCAGCACCTGGCCCGACGACGACGGCCAGCCCGGGCTCCAGGGCTTCGCCGGCTACAAGGCCGGGATGTCCCACGTCGTGCTCGTCAACGACGAGCCCAACTCGCCGCGGGAGGGGATGGAGGAGACCGTTCCTGTCACGGTCGTCGAAACCCCGCCCATGCACGCGGTCGCGGTCCGAGCCTACGAAGACACCGCATACGGCCTCCGCCCGCTCACCGAAGTCTGGACCGACGAGTTCCACGAGGACCTCGGCCGGGCCATCGACCTCCCCGAGCAGGGCGACGGCCAGGAACAGCTCGTTCGTGACGCCCTGGAGTCCGGCGACCTCGGCGACGTGCGCGTCATCACGCACACGACGCCGGGCGCGCTCCCGGGCCTCCCGAAGAAGAAACCCGACGTGATGGAGACGCGCGTCGGCGGCGGCAGCCTCGAAGACCGCGTCGAGTTCGCGCTCGACCTCGTCGGCGAGGGTGGCGAACACAGCGCCTCGGACGTGTTCCGGGCGGGCGAGTTCGCCGACGTCGCAGGGATTACCCAGGGCAAGGGGACGCAGGGTCCCGTCAAGCGCTGGGGCGTCCAGAAGCGCAAGGGGAAGCACGCCCGTCAGGGCTGGCGGCGCCGCATCGGTAACCTCGGCCCGTGGAACCCCTCGCGCGTGCGCTCGACGGTCCCCCAGCAGGGGCAGACCGGCTACCACCAGCGCACCGAACTGAACAAACGCATCCTCGCCCTCGGCGACGAGGAGGTGACGCCCGACGGCGGCTTCGTCAACTACGGCGACGTCGGCGGCGAGTACATGCTCGTCAAGGGGTCGCTTCCCGGTCCGAAGAAGCGCGTCCTGCGCTTCCGACCCGCCGTCCGACCGAGCGAGAAACCCCGCCTCGACCCCGAGGTGCGGTACGTCT
- a CDS encoding alpha/beta fold hydrolase, whose translation MSFDRGRVTANGVAFEYLQAGDPDGPLALCLHGFPDDATTMEPLLDAFADAGYHAVAPYMRGYAPTGLATDGDYSAGALGRDAVALAGELGDGRAVLVGHDWGAVAGYVAARIDPDAFATLVGMAVPPHFVTVARRDPRQWLRSWYMAAFQLPGAERLLRAGDFALVEFLWSTWSPGWDYPEERIETVKNTLNAPETTSAALAYYRQFARDLATREATREPRPLETSALLLAGADDGCIGPELFADADEAFAGDCRVLRVRDAGHFLHRERPAVVSEAAVDWCDGRV comes from the coding sequence ATGAGCTTCGACCGAGGGCGCGTCACCGCCAACGGCGTCGCGTTCGAGTACCTCCAGGCGGGCGACCCCGACGGCCCACTCGCGCTCTGTCTCCACGGCTTCCCGGACGACGCGACGACGATGGAACCGTTACTGGACGCCTTCGCCGACGCGGGCTACCACGCCGTCGCGCCCTACATGCGCGGGTACGCGCCGACCGGCCTGGCGACCGACGGCGACTACTCGGCGGGGGCGCTCGGGCGCGACGCCGTCGCGCTCGCGGGCGAACTCGGCGACGGGCGCGCAGTGCTCGTCGGCCACGACTGGGGCGCCGTCGCCGGCTACGTCGCCGCCCGCATCGACCCGGATGCGTTCGCCACGCTCGTCGGGATGGCGGTCCCCCCGCACTTCGTGACCGTCGCACGGCGCGACCCCCGCCAGTGGCTCCGGAGCTGGTACATGGCTGCCTTCCAGCTCCCGGGGGCCGAACGGCTCCTCCGCGCCGGCGACTTCGCGCTCGTCGAGTTCCTCTGGTCGACGTGGAGTCCCGGCTGGGACTACCCCGAGGAGCGCATCGAGACGGTGAAGAACACCCTCAACGCGCCGGAGACCACGAGCGCCGCCCTCGCGTACTACCGGCAGTTCGCACGCGACCTCGCGACGCGGGAGGCGACCCGCGAACCGCGACCGCTCGAGACGAGCGCGCTCCTCCTCGCGGGGGCCGACGACGGCTGCATCGGTCCGGAACTGTTCGCGGACGCCGACGAGGCGTTCGCCGGTGACTGCCGCGTCCTGCGCGTCCGGGACGCGGGACACTTCCTGCACCGGGAGCGGCCGGCGGTGGTCTCCGAGGCGGCCGTCGACTGGTGCGACGGTCGGGTGTAA
- a CDS encoding universal stress protein has translation MYDTILVPTDGSPGAQSAVEKAFDLAETYDATVHALNVVELVYTYDFDPGRLLDQLRAAGERATEDVATAGRERGIDIVTAVERGSPHEVIVEYAADHDVDLIVIGTHGRRGVRRALLGSVTERVIRLADVSVLVTRRKEDTGEGDDETAATDA, from the coding sequence ATGTACGACACGATACTCGTCCCGACGGACGGTAGCCCGGGCGCGCAGAGCGCAGTCGAGAAGGCCTTCGACCTCGCGGAGACGTACGACGCGACCGTCCACGCCCTCAACGTCGTCGAACTGGTCTACACCTACGACTTCGACCCCGGCCGACTGCTCGACCAACTGCGGGCGGCGGGCGAGCGGGCGACCGAGGACGTGGCGACGGCCGGCCGCGAGCGCGGCATCGACATCGTCACCGCCGTCGAGCGGGGCTCGCCCCACGAGGTCATCGTCGAGTACGCCGCGGACCACGACGTCGACCTCATCGTCATCGGTACCCACGGCCGGCGCGGCGTCCGGCGTGCCCTCCTGGGGAGCGTCACCGAGCGCGTCATCCGACTCGCGGACGTCTCGGTGCTGGTCACTCGCCGGAAGGAGGACACGGGCGAGGGCGACGACGAGACGGCAGCGACCGACGCCTGA